In Dryobates pubescens isolate bDryPub1 chromosome 15, bDryPub1.pri, whole genome shotgun sequence, the following proteins share a genomic window:
- the LOC104296141 gene encoding trypsin I-P1: MKHLLLLAFVGVAVAYPISGDDDDDKIVGGYTCAENSVPYQVSLNSGYHFCGGSLISSQWVLSAAHCYKSRIQVQLGKHNLAATESTQQFINSAKVIRHSGYSGSTLDNDIMLIKLATPAQLNRAVQTIPLPTSCVQAGTTCLISGWGNTLSSGINYPDTLQCLKAPVLPASDCSQAYPGQITRNMICVGFLEGGKDSCQGDSGGPVVCNGQLQGIVSWGIGCAKKGYPGVYTKVCNYVSWIESTIAAN; encoded by the exons ATGAAGCACTTACTGCTGCTCGCCTTTGTGGGTGTGGCTG TTGCCTATCCCATCAGCGGTGATGATGACGATGACAAGATCGTGGGAGGCTACACCTGTGCGGAGAACTCTGTTCCCTATCAGGTGTCCCTGAATTCTGGCTATCACTTCTGTGGAGGTTCCCTCATCAGCAGCCAGTGGGTCCTGTCAGCTGCTCACTGCTACAAGTC tcgTATCCAAGTGCAGCTTGGCAAACACAACCTGGCCGCCACGGAATCCACTCAGCAGTTCATTAATTCCGCTAAAGTCATCCGCCACTCCGGCTACAGCGGCTCGACACTGGACAATGACATCATGCTCATCAAGCTTGCCACACCAGCCCAGCTCAACAGAGCTGTCCAGACAATTCCTCTGCCTACTTCCTGTGTGCAAGCAGGCACCACATGCCTCATCTCTGGCTGGGGCAACACACTCAGCAGCGGCA TTAACTACCCAGACAccctgcagtgcctgaaggctCCTGTACTCCCTGCAAGCGACTGCTCCCAAGCCTACCCTGGGCAAATCACAAGGAACATGATATGCGTAGGATTcctggagggaggaaaagactCCTGCCAG GGCGATTCTGGTGGTCCAGTAGTCTGCAatgggcagctccagggcatTGTTTCCTGGGGGATTGGCTGTGCAAAGAAAGGCTATCCTGGAGTTTACACCAAGGTCTGCAATTACGTCTCCTGGATCGAGTCAACCATCGCTGCCAACTGA